In Anaerobranca gottschalkii DSM 13577, a single window of DNA contains:
- a CDS encoding PRD domain-containing protein, producing MGKYIISKTLSNNVVLVEDKGSKYVFIGKGIGFGKKSGDVVYLSDVEQQFVSTEGLKKDEYEAFFDTVDPKIIEIYNEINRVILKDLEQKGEGANSLNIALLDHINFAIKRLKEGIEIINPFLYEIKLLYPEEYDTAAKVVNLLQKRLDIEIPEGEIGFLALHFVGGLSENKREALEQSKMINKIHQYLEHKLGIKIEGDSFDYKRLVIHLKGVINRVKKRQCIENNILSVLKDKIIYEYKIAYDIAKIMERALNISIPENEVGYIALHIHKITADLKREK from the coding sequence ATGGGTAAATACATCATATCTAAAACATTAAGCAATAATGTTGTTTTAGTAGAAGATAAAGGGAGTAAATATGTATTTATTGGCAAAGGGATAGGTTTTGGCAAAAAATCTGGAGATGTAGTCTACTTAAGTGATGTAGAACAGCAATTTGTATCTACCGAGGGTTTGAAAAAAGATGAATATGAAGCTTTTTTTGATACAGTAGACCCGAAAATCATTGAAATATATAACGAAATTAATCGGGTTATTCTTAAAGATTTGGAACAAAAAGGGGAAGGGGCTAATTCTTTAAACATAGCATTATTAGATCATATCAATTTTGCTATAAAAAGGCTAAAAGAGGGTATAGAAATCATTAATCCCTTCTTATATGAAATTAAATTGTTATACCCAGAAGAGTATGATACTGCTGCAAAGGTAGTAAACCTACTCCAAAAGCGATTAGATATAGAGATTCCAGAAGGGGAAATTGGTTTTTTAGCTTTACATTTTGTAGGTGGATTAAGTGAAAATAAAAGGGAAGCTTTAGAACAATCCAAAATGATTAATAAAATCCATCAATATTTAGAACATAAGCTGGGAATTAAAATCGAAGGGGATTCCTTTGACTACAAGAGGTTAGTTATCCATTTAAAGGGTGTAATAAATAGGGTAAAAAAAAGACAATGCATAGAAAACAACATTTTATCAGTACTAAAAGATAAAATTATTTATGAATACAAAATAGCATATGATATTGCTAAAATAATGGAAAGGGCATTAAATATTTCTATACCAGAAAACGAAGTTGGATATATAGCATTACATATTCATAAAATCACTGCAGATTTGAAG